The Bacillaceae bacterium S4-13-56 genome contains the following window.
GTGGTTCTGGAAAAATATCCGAATGTCACGGGGAACCTATTGTATCTTCCATTCAGAAGCTGAAGAACCTTGAGGAGAATACATGGGTTTGGAGTGAGAAAGAATATGTCATTTTTCCAATGTACCATCCTGCAGCAGTCTTTTATAACCCAAAGGTAAGAAGTGAAATAGAGGCTGACCTTTCCAAAATGAAGAAGTATATTGAAAATTTTCAATGACAAAGAGCATCCCTTTTCTGATGGATGCTCTTAATAATAATTTTTTATAAAAGTGATGATTTTGTCTTTGGTAAGCGGTTTGCTATATAAATAGCCCTGTCCAATATCTCCTTTTAGTTCTTGTATAAGATGAAGTTGTTTTTCTGTTTCAATTCCTTCAAATACAACGGACATCCCTAAGGAATGAGAGACGTAGACAATTGCTTCAATGATCATTTCGTCGTTATCCTTAGAAACCTCTTGAAGGAAGGAGCGATCGATTTTTAATGTATCTACAGGGAAACGTTTTAAATAATTTAATGAGGAATAGCCTGTCCCAAAGTCATCAAGGGATAGTTTGATCCCCATGGCTTGAAGTTCTTCCATAGTTCTAATAGATTGTTCTAAGTTAAACATCGCCATACTTTCAGTAATCTCCAAATCTAGGAATTCCGGGGATAAATGGATCTCTTCTAGAATCATTCTTATTCTTTGTGCAAGTTTAGGTGAAATAAATTGTCGAGCCGATAGGTTTACGGATATGTCCAAATTCTTATAACCCTGGTCATGCCAAGTTTTCAGTTGAGTACATGCTTCCCGTATAACCCATTCTCCAATTTCAATTATCGCCCCCGTTTCTTCTGAAATCGGTATGAAATCGGCAGGTGGTAGATCTCCAAGTTCAGGATGTCTCCACCTAATCAAAGCTTCTAACCCAAATATTTTCCCAGTTCGTAAGTCTATTTTGGGTTGGTATTCTAGAAAAAATTCTTGTTTTTCACAAGCAGACCAAATCCCGTTCTGTAAAAGCAACTTTTTCTCATTTTTTACATCCATGTCCTTTGAAAAATATTGAAAATTATTTTTTCCTAATTCTTTGGCACGATACATCGCAGTATCTGCTTCTTTTAATAAACTAGATACAAGCCTACCATCTTTGGGAAATATACTTATGCCGATACTCGGTGTTATAAAAAGTTCGTGAATATTTATATTAAAAGGTCTACCTATGGTATCCAAAATGAGTTGGGCGATTTTTGAAGTTTCTTCCATTGTATAATTCGGTAATCCAATAATGAATTCATCCCCACCAACCCTGCAGATTAAATCTTCCTTTTGGATACAACCTTCTAGTCTAGTGGCAACCATTTTGAGTAAAAGATCACCAGTTTCATGCCCCATGGTATCATTTACTAACTTAAAACGATCAAGGTCAATGAATAGAAAGGATATGGACTTTTTTTTCTTTTTATATTTTTCCAACAGTTGCTCCGCTTGGTCCACAAATTTCCTGCGATTAGGAAGTCCAGTTAAAGGATCATGAAGAGCTAATTCTTGATAGCGCTCTTCACTTTCCTTTATTTTTTGCTCGCGGATAACTTTTAGTGTGATATCAAGTGCAATGCCATATTGTCCAACGATCTTGTTATTAACCTTGATTGGGACTACGGTAATTCCAATATGTATTAAATGTCCATTTTTATGAAAAATTTTCGTTTCATAATTTACTGGAATACCTTTGCTAACTTTAATCATATTTTTATAGATTTGAGGAAGGTCATCAGGATAGAAGATATCACTAATATTCATGGTTAATAATTCTGCTTCGGTATATCCTGCCATTTGTTCTGCAATAGTATTTACACTTGTAAAATTCCCTTCTAGATCAAGGGAAAAAACAGCATTTGCGTTATTCTCAAACAAAGAACGAAAACGAGATTCACTTTCCATTAAAGCATCCTCTACTAGTTTTTTCTCTGTGATATCCGCACTTACCGATAAAATACATGGTTGACCATGGAAGGTTAATAGTTTACTGGTGGACTCAACATACCTTAATTGGAGACCCTTTTGAACCATGCGGATCTTTTTTTTAGGATTGGTAATACCATTGTCCAGACTTAAGACTCTTTTCTGAATAAAGAGCTGCTCATCGGGATGAATATAGGAGAGTATCTGATGACCTATGAATTCATCTTTTTCTCCTCCGCCAAGTAATTCAATGGCAGCAGGATTTAAATAGACAATTTCCCAATTTTCCCGCATGAAAATAATAACAGCAGTTGGAATGAGTTCAACTATTTGTTGAAGGTTAATGTCTTGTAGTAATTTAGTTTCGGGAAATGATTCTTGGTTGCTATTATATTTCGACATAAAATCCTCCTAAACGCCTAATCTTTTTTATTTTACATGATTGAAGATGGTAATTCCACTACATCTATTATGTATCGATGTTATTTTCAAGAAAAAACCCCCACCGAATTTGGTGGGATTAAAATTATGTTGAAAAGTTATAGAGCTATTCTCTTCTCTCGGCTATCAATAAGTTAATGGAAAAAGCAATCGATTTTTCAACAGACACATGTACGTTTTCTGACGATTCCACAAATTCTTTATCTAAAAACAGATCAAATGGTTCTTCTGGTTTTGAAATTAGTTGAAACAGGGTGTTCTATGTATAATCCTTATCCATTTCACATTTACTAGTATAAAGGAATTACAAAAGGGT
Protein-coding sequences here:
- a CDS encoding EAL domain-containing protein, coding for MSKYNSNQESFPETKLLQDINLQQIVELIPTAVIIFMRENWEIVYLNPAAIELLGGGEKDEFIGHQILSYIHPDEQLFIQKRVLSLDNGITNPKKKIRMVQKGLQLRYVESTSKLLTFHGQPCILSVSADITEKKLVEDALMESESRFRSLFENNANAVFSLDLEGNFTSVNTIAEQMAGYTEAELLTMNISDIFYPDDLPQIYKNMIKVSKGIPVNYETKIFHKNGHLIHIGITVVPIKVNNKIVGQYGIALDITLKVIREQKIKESEERYQELALHDPLTGLPNRRKFVDQAEQLLEKYKKKKKSISFLFIDLDRFKLVNDTMGHETGDLLLKMVATRLEGCIQKEDLICRVGGDEFIIGLPNYTMEETSKIAQLILDTIGRPFNINIHELFITPSIGISIFPKDGRLVSSLLKEADTAMYRAKELGKNNFQYFSKDMDVKNEKKLLLQNGIWSACEKQEFFLEYQPKIDLRTGKIFGLEALIRWRHPELGDLPPADFIPISEETGAIIEIGEWVIREACTQLKTWHDQGYKNLDISVNLSARQFISPKLAQRIRMILEEIHLSPEFLDLEITESMAMFNLEQSIRTMEELQAMGIKLSLDDFGTGYSSLNYLKRFPVDTLKIDRSFLQEVSKDNDEMIIEAIVYVSHSLGMSVVFEGIETEKQLHLIQELKGDIGQGYLYSKPLTKDKIITFIKNYY